Proteins from a single region of Gasterosteus aculeatus chromosome Y, fGasAcu3.hap1.1, whole genome shotgun sequence:
- the LOC120812286 gene encoding multiple C2 and transmembrane domain-containing protein 2-like isoform X1 — MDVKKKNFLENFRLPKLINLKKPRKKDPAKQGRKPARKLAYRRSISVPDLRLVPVDALPSDGTAWPSRSEGVSLGPSAGQSDSDSVASGSIADGKLYTDRLNDSFSDSRLKVPSGHRDAALNRVSAPVGSHCYEEIDGMMGPRPQRTETEDLFAQLDPPKKLQRFVFDPIPAPRSACPKAMSPRSDIADRRSVSGEDAPGDRVGPGAVAALLARASSMGEQIKPYTEKRGTPFEYKTSSSEKGTPPAIRLNTPSRSVAPEAFGPPAENADGNSWDSDCGSATEERVNLSWNTDSEGREISWRSAMQDFTSEAALLNQAEAEAQEETAEMSSETCDVFDENQDLLENPAFTTGLDVQTPDPWQRYLLNINLNQGKNLVIRGKRSGNSDPYVKFKLEGKQFYKSKVIYKTLNPRWNESFSHPLRDREHAVDVRVYNKNRTADEFMGSSSIILNNLELYKTYEMELQLDNPKSKEDDMGVIVVDICLMFRDATIKRSPRWPPKKNKALSSSRSAEMQKNSPKNQMWTGVLGITLVEGQDLPQYGQGDIYVRFRLGDQKYKSKNMCIQDNPQWREQFHFNHFGDNQEPLQVEVYSKRGRKCEESWGMVEVDLMRLNEMQLFTKVLDPGKGKLVFLVTRRPCWGVSISDIETGALEKPDEKQAILERFSLKNSHKCVGEVGFLQVKVVKANDIPATDLNGKSNPFCVVELGNSKLQSHTIYKTLNPEWNKAFTFPIKDIHDVIELTLLDENGDKAPNFLGKVAIPLLAVKNGKQVCLSLKKENLGAFSKGTITLVLDVIFNKVRAGIRTFQPKESKLVEENQKFSKKVLARNIYRVRNISTAVLYTLQYIKSCFQWESRQRSLIAFLIFLVTVWHWELFMLPLFLLLLIGWHYFQLTGGKISSNQDLVNISMGDDEDEDEKEPGKKGLMDKIHMVQEVVLVVQNVLEEIANIGERIKNIFNWSVPFLSCLCCLVLFVTTALLYFIPLRYIVLIWGFNKFTKKLRNPYTIDNNEILDFLKRVPSDVQKVQRSALRAPASQTQPRRRK; from the exons ATGGATGTCAAGAAAAAGAACTTCTTGGAGAACTTTCGTCTGCCTAAGCTCATCAACCTGAAGAAGCCAAGGAAGAAGGACCCTGCCAAGCAGGGCAGGAAGCCGGCCAGGAAGCTGGCCTATCGGCGCAGCATTTCTGTACCCGACCTCAGGCTGGTGCCTGTTGACGCGCTCCCCTCAGACGGCACCGCGTGGCCCTCTCGTTCCGAAGGCGTCTCCCTCGGCCCCTCTGCCGGTCAGAGCGATTCTGACTCCGTGGCGAGCGGCTCGATCGCCGATGGAAAGCTTTACACAGACAGACTGAACGATTCCTTCTCGGACAGTCGACTCAAAGTCCCCTCCGGTCACAGGGATGCTGCTTTGAACCGAGTCAGTGCACCGGTGGGATCGCACTGTTACGAGGAAATCGATGGTATGATGGGTCCACGCCCGCAGAGGACTGAGACTGAAGATCTGTTTGCACAATTagatccccccaaaaaactgcaGAGGTTTGTTTTTGACCCAATTCCTGCTCCGAGATCTGCTTGTCCCAAAGCGATGTCCCCAAGATCAGACATCGCAGACAGACGCAGCGTCTCCGGCGAAGACGCCCCAGGGGACAGAGTGGGTCCAGGTGCCGTTGCTGCATTACTGGCGAGAGCGAGCTCAATGGGGGAACAAATTAAACCGTACACGGAAAAGAGGGGCACGCCGTTTGAGTATAAAACGTCCTCCTCTGAGAAGGGAACCCCGCCGGCCATCAGGCTGAACACGCCTTCCAGGTCTGTGGCGCCGGAGGCCTTTGGTCCTCCTGCGGAGAATGCAGACGGCAACTCTTGGGACTCTGACTGTGGCAGCGCCACCGAGGAGCGGGTCAACCTGTCCTGGAACACGGACTCGGAGGGCCGGGAGATCTCCTGGCGCTCTGCGATGCAAGACTTTACGAGCGAAGCGGCTCTGCTGAATCAGGCCGAGGCCGAGGCCCAGGAGGAAACGGCGGAG ATGTCCAGTGAAACGTGTGATGTCTTTGATGAAAACCAAGATCTTCTGGAAAACCCT GCTTTCACAACCGGGCTTGACGTCCAGACCCCCGACCCGTGGCAGAGATACCTCCTGAACATCAACCTGAATCAGGGAAAGAACCTGGTCATCCGAGGCAAGCGCTCCG GTAACAGTGATCCTTACGTGAAGTTCAAACTTGAAGGAAAACAGTTCTATAAAAGCAAAGTGATTTATAAAACCCTGAATCCACGATGGAACGAGTCCTTCTCCCATCCTCTTCGAGACAGAGAGCATGCTGTGGACGTTCGG GTCTACAATAAAAACCGGACCGCTGATGAGTTCATGGGTTCCAGCAGTATCATTCTGAACAATCTTGAATTATACAA GACCTATGAAATGGAGCTGCAGCTCGACAATCCGAAAAGTAAAGAGGATGACATGGGAGTTATCGTGGTTGACATCTGCCTAATGTTCAGAGATGCCACCATCAAGAGAAGCCCT AGATGGCCACCAAAGAAGAACAAG GCCTTATCATCCTCGCGATCGGCTGAGATGCAGAAAAACTCGCCGAAGAACCAGATGTGGACTGGGGTGCTCGGAATTACCTTGGTAGAGGGACAGGACCTGCCCCAGTACGGCCAAGGGGACATTTACGTCCGCTTCCGCCTCGGCGATCAGAAGTACAAGAGCAAG AACATGTGCATTCAGGACAATCCACAGTGGAGGGAGCAGTTTCACTTCAACCATTTTGGAGATAACCAGGAACCTCTGCAGGTGGAGGTATACTCcaagagggggaggaagtgtGAGGAATCATGGGGGAT GGTTGAGGTCGACCTTATGAGACTTAATGAGATGCAGCTCTTCACTAAAGTGCTGGACCCTGGAAAGGGCAAGCTGGTGTTTCTGGTCACCCGGAGACCCTGCTGGGGAGTCTCCATCTCTGACATTGAAACAGGTGCCTTGGAAAAACCTGATGAGAAACAAGCCATATTGGAGAGATTT agctTAAAGAACTCACACAAGTGTGTGGGAGAGGTTGGCTTCCTTCAGGTCAAAGTTGTAAAGGCAAATGATATTCCTGCCACAGACCTCAATG GAAAAAGCAACCCTTTCTGTGTCGTGGAGCTCGGTAACAGCAAACTTCAATCTCACACGATCTACAAGACCCTCAATCCGGAGTGGAACAAAGCCTTCACATT CCCGATAAAGGACATTCATGATGTGATAGAGTTGACTCTTCTTGATGAAAACGGAGACAAAGCCCCAAACTTTTTAGGAAAAGTGGCAATTCCGTTACTGGCT GTAAAGAATGGGAAGCAGGTATGCTTATCcttgaagaaagaaaacttGGGGGCTTTCTCAAAAGGAACCATCACACTGGTGCTGGACGTGATCTTTAACAAA GTCAGAGCTGGTATCAGAACCTTCCAACCAAAGGAGTCCAAATTAGTGGAGGAAAACCAGAAGTTCTCCAAAAAG GTTCTTGCCAGGAATATATACCGGGTTCGAAATATCAGCACGGCAGTTCTGTACACGTTACAGTACATTAAAAGCTGTTTCCAATGGGAGAGCAGGCAACGGAGTCTAATAGCCTTTCTG ATCTTCCTTGTGACGGTGTGGCACTGGGAGCTCTTCATGCTGCCTCTGTTCCTGCTTCTGCTCATTGGTTGGCACTACTTCCAGCTCACCGGGGGGAAGATCAGTTCCAACCAGGACCTG GTGAACATTAGCATGGGTGACGACGAAGACGAAGACGAGAAG gaaCCCGGGAAAAAGGGTTTGATGGATAAGATACATATGGTGCAGGAAGTAGTGCTGGTTGTCCAGAACGTTTTGGAGGAAATTGCAAACATCGGAGAGCGGATCAAGAA CATCTTTAACTGGTCCGTCCCTTTTTTGTCGTGCCTCTGCTGCTTGGTGCTGTTTGTGACAACTGCACTGCTGTATTTCATCCCACTGCGATACATTGTGCTGATATGGG GCTTTAACAAATTTACCAAGAAGCTGCGCAACCCATACACTATCGACAATAATGAAATCCTGGATTTCCTCAAGAGGGTGCCTTCTGATGTTCAAAAG GTGCAGCGCAGCGCTCTCAGGGCACCCGCCAGCCAGACCCAGCCGCGGAGGAGAAAGTAA
- the LOC120812286 gene encoding multiple C2 and transmembrane domain-containing protein 2-like isoform X2, with the protein MDVKKKNFLENFRLPKLINLKKPRKKDPAKQGRKPARKLAYRRSISVPDLRLVPVDALPSDGTAWPSRSEGVSLGPSAGQSDSDSVASGSIADGKLYTDRLNDSFSDSRLKVPSGHRDAALNRVSAPVGSHCYEEIDGMMGPRPQRTETEDLFAQLDPPKKLQRFVFDPIPAPRSACPKAMSPRSDIADRRSVSGEDAPGDRVGPGAVAALLARASSMGEQIKPYTEKRGTPFEYKTSSSEKGTPPAIRLNTPSRSVAPEAFGPPAENADGNSWDSDCGSATEERVNLSWNTDSEGREISWRSAMQDFTSEAALLNQAEAEAQEETAEMSSETCDVFDENQDLLENPAFTTGLDVQTPDPWQRYLLNINLNQGKNLVIRGKRSGNSDPYVKFKLEGKQFYKSKVIYKTLNPRWNESFSHPLRDREHAVDVRVYNKNRTADEFMGSSSIILNNLELYKTYEMELQLDNPKSKEDDMGVIVVDICLMFRDATIKRSPRWPPKKNKNMCIQDNPQWREQFHFNHFGDNQEPLQVEVYSKRGRKCEESWGMVEVDLMRLNEMQLFTKVLDPGKGKLVFLVTRRPCWGVSISDIETGALEKPDEKQAILERFSLKNSHKCVGEVGFLQVKVVKANDIPATDLNGKSNPFCVVELGNSKLQSHTIYKTLNPEWNKAFTFPIKDIHDVIELTLLDENGDKAPNFLGKVAIPLLAVKNGKQVCLSLKKENLGAFSKGTITLVLDVIFNKVRAGIRTFQPKESKLVEENQKFSKKVLARNIYRVRNISTAVLYTLQYIKSCFQWESRQRSLIAFLIFLVTVWHWELFMLPLFLLLLIGWHYFQLTGGKISSNQDLVNISMGDDEDEDEKEPGKKGLMDKIHMVQEVVLVVQNVLEEIANIGERIKNIFNWSVPFLSCLCCLVLFVTTALLYFIPLRYIVLIWGFNKFTKKLRNPYTIDNNEILDFLKRVPSDVQKVQRSALRAPASQTQPRRRK; encoded by the exons ATGGATGTCAAGAAAAAGAACTTCTTGGAGAACTTTCGTCTGCCTAAGCTCATCAACCTGAAGAAGCCAAGGAAGAAGGACCCTGCCAAGCAGGGCAGGAAGCCGGCCAGGAAGCTGGCCTATCGGCGCAGCATTTCTGTACCCGACCTCAGGCTGGTGCCTGTTGACGCGCTCCCCTCAGACGGCACCGCGTGGCCCTCTCGTTCCGAAGGCGTCTCCCTCGGCCCCTCTGCCGGTCAGAGCGATTCTGACTCCGTGGCGAGCGGCTCGATCGCCGATGGAAAGCTTTACACAGACAGACTGAACGATTCCTTCTCGGACAGTCGACTCAAAGTCCCCTCCGGTCACAGGGATGCTGCTTTGAACCGAGTCAGTGCACCGGTGGGATCGCACTGTTACGAGGAAATCGATGGTATGATGGGTCCACGCCCGCAGAGGACTGAGACTGAAGATCTGTTTGCACAATTagatccccccaaaaaactgcaGAGGTTTGTTTTTGACCCAATTCCTGCTCCGAGATCTGCTTGTCCCAAAGCGATGTCCCCAAGATCAGACATCGCAGACAGACGCAGCGTCTCCGGCGAAGACGCCCCAGGGGACAGAGTGGGTCCAGGTGCCGTTGCTGCATTACTGGCGAGAGCGAGCTCAATGGGGGAACAAATTAAACCGTACACGGAAAAGAGGGGCACGCCGTTTGAGTATAAAACGTCCTCCTCTGAGAAGGGAACCCCGCCGGCCATCAGGCTGAACACGCCTTCCAGGTCTGTGGCGCCGGAGGCCTTTGGTCCTCCTGCGGAGAATGCAGACGGCAACTCTTGGGACTCTGACTGTGGCAGCGCCACCGAGGAGCGGGTCAACCTGTCCTGGAACACGGACTCGGAGGGCCGGGAGATCTCCTGGCGCTCTGCGATGCAAGACTTTACGAGCGAAGCGGCTCTGCTGAATCAGGCCGAGGCCGAGGCCCAGGAGGAAACGGCGGAG ATGTCCAGTGAAACGTGTGATGTCTTTGATGAAAACCAAGATCTTCTGGAAAACCCT GCTTTCACAACCGGGCTTGACGTCCAGACCCCCGACCCGTGGCAGAGATACCTCCTGAACATCAACCTGAATCAGGGAAAGAACCTGGTCATCCGAGGCAAGCGCTCCG GTAACAGTGATCCTTACGTGAAGTTCAAACTTGAAGGAAAACAGTTCTATAAAAGCAAAGTGATTTATAAAACCCTGAATCCACGATGGAACGAGTCCTTCTCCCATCCTCTTCGAGACAGAGAGCATGCTGTGGACGTTCGG GTCTACAATAAAAACCGGACCGCTGATGAGTTCATGGGTTCCAGCAGTATCATTCTGAACAATCTTGAATTATACAA GACCTATGAAATGGAGCTGCAGCTCGACAATCCGAAAAGTAAAGAGGATGACATGGGAGTTATCGTGGTTGACATCTGCCTAATGTTCAGAGATGCCACCATCAAGAGAAGCCCT AGATGGCCACCAAAGAAGAACAAG AACATGTGCATTCAGGACAATCCACAGTGGAGGGAGCAGTTTCACTTCAACCATTTTGGAGATAACCAGGAACCTCTGCAGGTGGAGGTATACTCcaagagggggaggaagtgtGAGGAATCATGGGGGAT GGTTGAGGTCGACCTTATGAGACTTAATGAGATGCAGCTCTTCACTAAAGTGCTGGACCCTGGAAAGGGCAAGCTGGTGTTTCTGGTCACCCGGAGACCCTGCTGGGGAGTCTCCATCTCTGACATTGAAACAGGTGCCTTGGAAAAACCTGATGAGAAACAAGCCATATTGGAGAGATTT agctTAAAGAACTCACACAAGTGTGTGGGAGAGGTTGGCTTCCTTCAGGTCAAAGTTGTAAAGGCAAATGATATTCCTGCCACAGACCTCAATG GAAAAAGCAACCCTTTCTGTGTCGTGGAGCTCGGTAACAGCAAACTTCAATCTCACACGATCTACAAGACCCTCAATCCGGAGTGGAACAAAGCCTTCACATT CCCGATAAAGGACATTCATGATGTGATAGAGTTGACTCTTCTTGATGAAAACGGAGACAAAGCCCCAAACTTTTTAGGAAAAGTGGCAATTCCGTTACTGGCT GTAAAGAATGGGAAGCAGGTATGCTTATCcttgaagaaagaaaacttGGGGGCTTTCTCAAAAGGAACCATCACACTGGTGCTGGACGTGATCTTTAACAAA GTCAGAGCTGGTATCAGAACCTTCCAACCAAAGGAGTCCAAATTAGTGGAGGAAAACCAGAAGTTCTCCAAAAAG GTTCTTGCCAGGAATATATACCGGGTTCGAAATATCAGCACGGCAGTTCTGTACACGTTACAGTACATTAAAAGCTGTTTCCAATGGGAGAGCAGGCAACGGAGTCTAATAGCCTTTCTG ATCTTCCTTGTGACGGTGTGGCACTGGGAGCTCTTCATGCTGCCTCTGTTCCTGCTTCTGCTCATTGGTTGGCACTACTTCCAGCTCACCGGGGGGAAGATCAGTTCCAACCAGGACCTG GTGAACATTAGCATGGGTGACGACGAAGACGAAGACGAGAAG gaaCCCGGGAAAAAGGGTTTGATGGATAAGATACATATGGTGCAGGAAGTAGTGCTGGTTGTCCAGAACGTTTTGGAGGAAATTGCAAACATCGGAGAGCGGATCAAGAA CATCTTTAACTGGTCCGTCCCTTTTTTGTCGTGCCTCTGCTGCTTGGTGCTGTTTGTGACAACTGCACTGCTGTATTTCATCCCACTGCGATACATTGTGCTGATATGGG GCTTTAACAAATTTACCAAGAAGCTGCGCAACCCATACACTATCGACAATAATGAAATCCTGGATTTCCTCAAGAGGGTGCCTTCTGATGTTCAAAAG GTGCAGCGCAGCGCTCTCAGGGCACCCGCCAGCCAGACCCAGCCGCGGAGGAGAAAGTAA
- the LOC120812286 gene encoding multiple C2 and transmembrane domain-containing protein 2-like isoform X3: MDVKKKNFLENFRLPKLINLKKPRKKDPAKQGRKPARKLAYRRSISVPDLRLVPVDALPSDGTAWPSRSEGVSLGPSAGQSDSDSVASGSIADGKLYTDRLNDSFSDSRLKVPSGHRDAALNRVSAPVGSHCYEEIDGMMGPRPQRTETEDLFAQLDPPKKLQRFVFDPIPAPRSACPKAMSPRSDIADRRSVSGEDAPGDRVGPGAVAALLARASSMGEQIKPYTEKRGTPFEYKTSSSEKGTPPAIRLNTPSRSVAPEAFGPPAENADGNSWDSDCGSATEERVNLSWNTDSEGREISWRSAMQDFTSEAALLNQAEAEAQEETAEMSSETCDVFDENQDLLENPAFTTGLDVQTPDPWQRYLLNINLNQGKNLVIRGKRSGNSDPYVKFKLEGKQFYKSKVIYKTLNPRWNESFSHPLRDREHAVDVRVYNKNRTADEFMGSSSIILNNLELYKTYEMELQLDNPKSKEDDMGVIVVDICLMFRDATIKRSPRWPPKKNKALSSSRSAEMQKNSPKNQMWTGVLGITLVEGQDLPQYGQGDIYVRFRLGDQKYKSKNMCIQDNPQWREQFHFNHFGDNQEPLQVEVYSKRGRKCEESWGMVEVDLMRLNEMQLFTKVLDPGKGKLVFLVTRRPCWGVSISDIETGALEKPDEKQAILERFSLKNSHKCVGEVGFLQVKVVKANDIPATDLNGKSNPFCVVELGNSKLQSHTIYKTLNPEWNKAFTFPIKDIHDVIELTLLDENGDKAPNFLGKVAIPLLAVKNGKQVCLSLKKENLGAFSKGTITLVLDVIFNKVRAGIRTFQPKESKLVEENQKFSKKVLARNIYRVRNISTAVLYTLQYIKSCFQWESRQRSLIAFL, encoded by the exons ATGGATGTCAAGAAAAAGAACTTCTTGGAGAACTTTCGTCTGCCTAAGCTCATCAACCTGAAGAAGCCAAGGAAGAAGGACCCTGCCAAGCAGGGCAGGAAGCCGGCCAGGAAGCTGGCCTATCGGCGCAGCATTTCTGTACCCGACCTCAGGCTGGTGCCTGTTGACGCGCTCCCCTCAGACGGCACCGCGTGGCCCTCTCGTTCCGAAGGCGTCTCCCTCGGCCCCTCTGCCGGTCAGAGCGATTCTGACTCCGTGGCGAGCGGCTCGATCGCCGATGGAAAGCTTTACACAGACAGACTGAACGATTCCTTCTCGGACAGTCGACTCAAAGTCCCCTCCGGTCACAGGGATGCTGCTTTGAACCGAGTCAGTGCACCGGTGGGATCGCACTGTTACGAGGAAATCGATGGTATGATGGGTCCACGCCCGCAGAGGACTGAGACTGAAGATCTGTTTGCACAATTagatccccccaaaaaactgcaGAGGTTTGTTTTTGACCCAATTCCTGCTCCGAGATCTGCTTGTCCCAAAGCGATGTCCCCAAGATCAGACATCGCAGACAGACGCAGCGTCTCCGGCGAAGACGCCCCAGGGGACAGAGTGGGTCCAGGTGCCGTTGCTGCATTACTGGCGAGAGCGAGCTCAATGGGGGAACAAATTAAACCGTACACGGAAAAGAGGGGCACGCCGTTTGAGTATAAAACGTCCTCCTCTGAGAAGGGAACCCCGCCGGCCATCAGGCTGAACACGCCTTCCAGGTCTGTGGCGCCGGAGGCCTTTGGTCCTCCTGCGGAGAATGCAGACGGCAACTCTTGGGACTCTGACTGTGGCAGCGCCACCGAGGAGCGGGTCAACCTGTCCTGGAACACGGACTCGGAGGGCCGGGAGATCTCCTGGCGCTCTGCGATGCAAGACTTTACGAGCGAAGCGGCTCTGCTGAATCAGGCCGAGGCCGAGGCCCAGGAGGAAACGGCGGAG ATGTCCAGTGAAACGTGTGATGTCTTTGATGAAAACCAAGATCTTCTGGAAAACCCT GCTTTCACAACCGGGCTTGACGTCCAGACCCCCGACCCGTGGCAGAGATACCTCCTGAACATCAACCTGAATCAGGGAAAGAACCTGGTCATCCGAGGCAAGCGCTCCG GTAACAGTGATCCTTACGTGAAGTTCAAACTTGAAGGAAAACAGTTCTATAAAAGCAAAGTGATTTATAAAACCCTGAATCCACGATGGAACGAGTCCTTCTCCCATCCTCTTCGAGACAGAGAGCATGCTGTGGACGTTCGG GTCTACAATAAAAACCGGACCGCTGATGAGTTCATGGGTTCCAGCAGTATCATTCTGAACAATCTTGAATTATACAA GACCTATGAAATGGAGCTGCAGCTCGACAATCCGAAAAGTAAAGAGGATGACATGGGAGTTATCGTGGTTGACATCTGCCTAATGTTCAGAGATGCCACCATCAAGAGAAGCCCT AGATGGCCACCAAAGAAGAACAAG GCCTTATCATCCTCGCGATCGGCTGAGATGCAGAAAAACTCGCCGAAGAACCAGATGTGGACTGGGGTGCTCGGAATTACCTTGGTAGAGGGACAGGACCTGCCCCAGTACGGCCAAGGGGACATTTACGTCCGCTTCCGCCTCGGCGATCAGAAGTACAAGAGCAAG AACATGTGCATTCAGGACAATCCACAGTGGAGGGAGCAGTTTCACTTCAACCATTTTGGAGATAACCAGGAACCTCTGCAGGTGGAGGTATACTCcaagagggggaggaagtgtGAGGAATCATGGGGGAT GGTTGAGGTCGACCTTATGAGACTTAATGAGATGCAGCTCTTCACTAAAGTGCTGGACCCTGGAAAGGGCAAGCTGGTGTTTCTGGTCACCCGGAGACCCTGCTGGGGAGTCTCCATCTCTGACATTGAAACAGGTGCCTTGGAAAAACCTGATGAGAAACAAGCCATATTGGAGAGATTT agctTAAAGAACTCACACAAGTGTGTGGGAGAGGTTGGCTTCCTTCAGGTCAAAGTTGTAAAGGCAAATGATATTCCTGCCACAGACCTCAATG GAAAAAGCAACCCTTTCTGTGTCGTGGAGCTCGGTAACAGCAAACTTCAATCTCACACGATCTACAAGACCCTCAATCCGGAGTGGAACAAAGCCTTCACATT CCCGATAAAGGACATTCATGATGTGATAGAGTTGACTCTTCTTGATGAAAACGGAGACAAAGCCCCAAACTTTTTAGGAAAAGTGGCAATTCCGTTACTGGCT GTAAAGAATGGGAAGCAGGTATGCTTATCcttgaagaaagaaaacttGGGGGCTTTCTCAAAAGGAACCATCACACTGGTGCTGGACGTGATCTTTAACAAA GTCAGAGCTGGTATCAGAACCTTCCAACCAAAGGAGTCCAAATTAGTGGAGGAAAACCAGAAGTTCTCCAAAAAG GTTCTTGCCAGGAATATATACCGGGTTCGAAATATCAGCACGGCAGTTCTGTACACGTTACAGTACATTAAAAGCTGTTTCCAATGGGAGAGCAGGCAACGGAGTCTAATAGCCTTTCTG TGA